From one Syngnathoides biaculeatus isolate LvHL_M chromosome 12, ASM1980259v1, whole genome shotgun sequence genomic stretch:
- the hps1 gene encoding Hermansky-Pudlak syndrome 1 protein, with amino-acid sequence MKALLITSESAEVLFHWTDPSFQHNIQEQYGVAQEEGQKLPAFEDSISTLFAPIIISCSSMVDSLGDSYTCFNTENNHTYVLHQFDECLYIAVNGDGEEEEDDLRRKIHVTKKMIEVHFGMVTLSGSLIRRELRPQDVEQRERLWKHLQSLLDTYNYLRENDQSFLVEAVERLIHPTLCEQCIEFLERRLVQQLNSSVERAGEEVQHAFILVHTKLLAFYSSRNASTLATSDLLALIIMAQNMYPSNMDQDEHSSEDVDSTSGSGPESFYTPQPSPTNSSGSEKQAREEATVFEFVDPDIHMAEDSLHSLEVPPPDPSTPRRVFLEVSHKEGLYPMMPHSMYCLPLWPGITLVLLTKIPTSAVAASVYMFLEAFAKLEKRLSEGQEGSSATRSQPTIYDIRSKLDKFIKALGPSDIQSAQLQNVWSEFKNRAFSRGGPGFTTDLIPWCKNMKTQLCGVYRQCFLIDSGESDVPRKLSPSLQERAQAMLQEKLIDWKDFLLVKSKRNITMVSYLEDFPGLIHFICVDRSTGQMIAPSLYFTERTTSELGKGPVARFIKNKVWRLVSTTRRYLQKGYSTVTLRDGDFHFCYFLWFENETGYKLEAAEMPILPDDTAPIGMLAWDYYRKLLRYYAKSHQGEVVKCYELLTVHLGVIPTDIILQHCRQLASKLWEPSRNPLL; translated from the exons ATGAAGGCCTTGCTCATCACCTCCGAGAGCGCTGAGGTCCTCTTCCACTGGACAGACCCAAGCTTCCAACACAACATCCAGGAGCAGTATGGCGTGGCCCAGGAAGAAGGCCagaag CTTCCAGCCTTTGAGGACAGCATCAGCACCTTGTTTGCGCCCATCATCATTTCCTGTAGCTCCATGGTGGACAGCCTGGGTGACAGCTACACGTGCTTCAACACAGAGAACAACCACACTTATGTACTACACCAG TTCGACGAGTGTCTCTACATTGCTGTGAACGGAgacggcgaggaggaggaggatgatctGAGGAGGAAGATCCATGTGACCAAGAAGATGATTGAGGTGCACTTCGGAATGGTCACCCTCAGCGGTAGCCTGATCAGGAGAGA GCTGCGTCCTCAAGACGTGGAGCAGAGGGAACGTCTGTGGAAACATCTCCAGAGCCTGCTGGACACCTACAACTACCTCAGGGAAAACGACCAGAGCTTCTTGGTGGAG GCCGTAGAGAGACTGATCCACCCCACGCTGTGCGAGCAGTGCATCGAGTTCTTGGAGCGCCGTTTAGTTCAGCAGCTCAACTCCAGCGTGGAGAGGGCAGGAGAAGAAGTCCAGCATGCATTCATCCTGGTGCACACCAAACTGCTGGCCTTCTACTCCAG CCGCAACGCGAGCACGCTCGCCACTTCAGACCTGCTGGCCCTCATCATCATGGCCCAGAACATGTATCCTAGCAACATGGACCAAGACGAACATTCTTCTGAG GACGTTGATAGTACCAGCGGCTCAGGCCCAGAAAGCTTCtacactcctcagccttcccCTACCAATTCCAGTGGTTCAG AAAAACAAGCGAGAGAAGAAGCTACAGTGTTTGAGTTTGTGGATCCAGACATTCAT ATGGCAGAAGACAGTCTGCACAGTCTGGAGGTTCCTCCCCCTGACCCATCCACGCCACGCAGGGTCTTTCTTGAAGTTTCCCACAAGGAGGGCCTGTATCCCATGATGCCTCACTCCATGTACTGTCTGCCACTATGGCCCGGCATAACACTGGTGCTGCTCACTAAG ATTCCCACGAGTGCAGTGGCCGCGTCCGTGTACATGTTCCTAGAGGCCTTTGCCAAGCTGGAGAAGCGTTTGAGTGAAGGCCAGGAAGGGTCGTCTGCTACGAGAAGTCAACCAACAATATATGATATCAGAAGCAAGCTGGACAAGTTTATCAAAGCTCTTGGGCCCAGTGACATTCAG TCTGCACAGTTACAAAATGTCTGGAGCGAGTTTAAAAACCGAGCCTTTTCCCGAGGTGGACCTGGCTTCACCACAGA tcTTATCCCTTGGTGCAAGAACATGAAGACCCAGCTGTGTGGCGTTTATCGCCAGTGCTTCCTCATTGACTCCGGAGAGTCTGACGTTCCTCGGAAACTCTCCCCCAGTCTGCAGGAGCGAGCCCAGGCCATGCTGCA GGAAAAGCTGATAGACTGGAAGGACTTCTTGCTGGTGAAAAGCAAGAGAAACATCACAATGGTGT CCTACCTGGAGGACTTCCCAGGCCTCATCCACTTCATCTGCGTGGATCGATCCACGGGCCAGATGATCGCACCATCCCTTTACTTCACCGAGCGCACTACGTCGGAGCTGGGCAAAGGACCCGTGGCTCGGTTTATCAAAAACAAG GTGTGGAGGCTGGTGAGCACAACACGGCGCTACCTCCAAAAGGGTTACTCCACCGTCACCCTGCGAGACGGCGACTTCCACTTCTGCTACTTCCTCTGGTTCGAAAATGAAACC GGCTACAAGTTGGAGGCAGCGGAAATGCCCATCCTACCCGATGACACTGCCCCCATCGGGATGCTGGCGTGGGACTACTACAG GAAGCTCCTGCGCTACTACGCTAAGAGCCACCAGGGCGAAGTGGTGAAGTGCTACGAGTTGCTAACGGTGCACCTGGGTGTCATCCCCACTGACATCATCCTGCAGCACTGCAGACAGCTGGCCAGCAAGCTATGGGAGCCCTCACGCAACCCACTCCTCTAG